A window of the Oryza brachyantha chromosome 5, ObraRS2, whole genome shotgun sequence genome harbors these coding sequences:
- the LOC107304280 gene encoding callose synthase 3-like yields the protein MMDPRSTGRVVCQFKTALLRRLEQDEKSTFTKRMAKSDSQEIRLFCKKKIQANELNELMPILGEVLEAVQIGTGIEKRIATETFADKSALCRYNILPLFTGSNKQAIMLLLEIKVAVSAVFNVRSLPSSNTKDHKNQTNIFLWIKSWFGFQKGNVTNQREHLILLLASMHACLSPKSSSEEMIKPHVEPTREIMKVNVNNQKQRWSYSCCMGPYNSCGIFLR from the exons ATGATGGATCCACGTTCTACAGGGAGGGTTGTTTGTCAATTTAAAACTGCACTTCTTCGTAGACTTGAACAG GATGAGAAAAGCACATTTACCAAGAGAATGGCAAAAAGTGATTCTCAAGAGATCAGATTATTTTGCAAGAA GAAAATACAAGCTAATGAGCTTAATGAACTCATGCCCATCTTGGGAGAAGTTCTAGAAGCTGTTCAGATCGGAACTGGCATTGAG AAACGCATTGCTACAGAAACTTTTGCAGATAAGTCAGCCTTATGCCGATATAATATTCTTCCGTTGTTTACTGGATCGAATAAACAAGCAATTATGCTTCTCCTTGAG ATCAAAGTTGCAGTTTCTGCGGTGTTTAATGTTCGCAGTCTTCCTTCTTCTAACACTAAGGATCATAAAAATcagacaaatatttttctatggatCAAAAGTTGGTTTGGATTCCAG AAAGGAAATGTTACTAATCAAAGGGAGCATCTCATTCTTTTGCTTGcaagtatgcatgcatgcctgagCCCGAAGTCGTCCTCTGAAGAAATG ATTAAGCCTCATGTGGAGCCCACAAGAGAAATTATGAAGGTCAATGTGAATAA TCAAAAGCAACGCTGGAGCTATTCTTGCTGTATGGGCCCCTATAATTCTTgtgggatttttttaag ATGA